In a single window of the Silurus meridionalis isolate SWU-2019-XX chromosome 8, ASM1480568v1, whole genome shotgun sequence genome:
- the LOC124390069 gene encoding serine/threonine-protein kinase pim-3-like translates to MITTSWESCLGMEALVLISDGKKVALKIMHKINNHQNITIAGDARSLPVEVALLELVCKPPHCPFVIQLLEWFETPDAIILVLERPDPCVDLFDFLTNNIMTETEIIFIVQQIVLAACHCRNRGVFHQDIKAENVLLNPLTLQVKLIDFGLGVLHKDTTYTEHAGTDIYIPPECYVDKEYEAEPFTVWGLGVLSYILLCRMQPFDGEKEIVEGHLFIPDELSKASQDFIGWCLQRDPNSRPTLNQILGPHWFRRQGKVQWALFGQNESSQHLLSTTCV, encoded by the exons ATGATCACTACATCCTGGGAGAGCTGCTTGGGTATGGAAGCTTTGGTTCTAATATCAGATGGTAAAAAG gTGGCCCTGAAAATcatgcacaaaataaataatcatcaaAACATCACCATT GCCGGTGACGCACGCAGCCTGCCTGTTGAGGTGGCATTATTAGAACTCGTGTGCAAGCCGCCTCATTGTCCATTCGTAATACAGCTGCTAGAATGGTTTGAGACACCTGATGCCATCATCTTGGTCCTGGAGCGGCCCGACCCCTGTGTTGACCTTTTCGACTTTTTGACGAATAACATAATGACTGAAACTGAAATTATATTTATCGTGCAGCAAATTGTTCTTGCTGCATGTCACTGCCGTAATCGAGGTGTGTTTCATCAAGACATCAAAGCTGAAAATGTTCTCTTGAACCCTCTGACTCTTCAAGTCAAGCTGATTGATTTCGGCTTAGGCGTCCTACATAAGGACACCACATACACTGAACATGCTG GCACTGACATTTACATCCCACCTGAATGTTATGTTGATAAAGAATACGAGGCGGAACCTTTCACCGTCTGGGGTCTGGGCGTGCTCTCATACATATTATTGTGTAGAATGCAGCCCTttgatggagaaaaagaaattgttgAAGGCCACCTGTTCATCCCTGATGAGTTGTCCAAAG cttcccAAGATTTCATTGGGTGGTGCCTGCAAAGAGACCCTAATAGCCGACCAACCCTCAATCAGATCCTCGGACCTCACTGGTTCAGGAGGCAAG GAAAGGTCCAATGGGCTCTCTTTGGGCAGAACGAATCTTCTCAACATCTCCTCAGTACCacctgtgtgtaa